The Neorhodopirellula lusitana DNA window ACGTTTCGGCCTGCGTTTGAGCGGGCACGAGATTTTGACGGAACGGCGTCAGAGACGTTCGAGAAACTGCGTGAACGATACAACGTGATTGTGCAGCGGACAGTGCAGGCAAGTCAGGCACACGCACTCGATTCAGGAATGTCAACCTTGGTAGCCGGCGACTTTAACGTTCCGGTCGATAGTGATTTTTATCGCAGACACTGGAGTTCGCAACAGAATGCCTTGTCGATAGCCGGTAGTGGATTGAATCACACGAAGTTCACTCGGTTCCATGGTATTCGGATTGATCACGTTTTAGCGGACTCGCAGTGGGAAGTCGTGTCGGCTGAGGTCGGCCCTGATTTAGGTGGTGATCATTGCCCCGTTATCGCGGAGTTGCAATGCAAATCCTGGTAGTAACATCTACTTACCCCAGTCCGATCAGGCCACGGCAAGGGGCGTTCAATCGCGTGATGGTTGACGCCTTGCGCCGCAACCACCGGGTTGCGGTCATCTCGCCAATGCCGTGGACTCAGCTGAGCTGGCGTCAAATGGTGATGGGACAGGCTGCCCGTGAAGCTGAGTTCGCAACGGCGGACCAGGATGCATTCTTTCCGGTCTCGTATTACCCGCCCAAGATTCTGCGTTCTTTGTATCACCAGTTTTATTGGCGATCGATGCGGGCATGTTTATCACGGCTGCCCAGTGATTTTCGACCCGATGTGGTGCTTGGCTATTGGTTGCATCCCGATGGGGATGCTGCGGTTCGATCTGCCCGACATTTTGATGTGCCAGCGGTTGTGATGTCAGGCGGTACTGATCTGAAGATACTGGCTCAGAACGCAACTCGACGAAAGGCGATCACGGGGGTCATCGATGCAGCGGATCGGCTGGTCGTGCTGAGTCGCGAACTGGCGTGCCGGGCGGAGAGTTTGGAAGTGAAGTCGAGCAAGATCGATGTTGTATTTCGAGGTGTTGATCGTGACTGCTTCTCGCCGGGTGATCAGGCGGAGGCACGTTGGAAGTGTGGCTTGGCGGCGGATGAGGTTGTCTTGCTATGGGCTGGGCGACTTGAAGCGGTAAAGAATCCCATGATGGTGTTGCGAGCTGCGTTGCGGTGGAAGCAGCATTGGGACGCCGGTTTTCGACTGTTGATCGTTGGTGATGGATCTTTGCGGAATAAGCTCGAGGCGGCCTGTGCAGAATTCGGACTTGGCGGGTGCGTTCGATTTGAGGGAAGCCTTTCGCAGGACGAGTTGGCCATCCGATATCGAGCGGCCAACGCGACGGTGTTGACCAGCCATAGCGAGGGAACGCCGAATGTGTTGTTGGAGTCCATTGCTTGCGGGACGCCGTTCGTGGCGACCGACGTGGGTGGTGTTGGTGACATCGCAACATCAGGAATCGACTGTTTGGTCGCGGATGATGATGCGGACGGACTAGCAAGGTCAACGATTGAGATGGTGGGGCGTGGCATTCTTGTTCGTGAGCGTGAGTTTGTTCCCAATGATCTGGACGGGATGGTAGGGCAACTTGAAGAGGTGTTTTGCCGGGCAATGAACTCTAGCGGTGCGCAGCAGTATGCTCTGAATCGCGTCGCGATCGATGAAGGTCCTGGACCGGTTGCGCGCCGGAGGGCGTCATGAATCGGCGAGTTCTGTTTATCAGCTATGCGTTTCCTCCCACTGGCGGTGGCGGTGTGCAGCGGGCGGTCAAGTTCACAAAGTACTTACCTCAGTTCGGTTGGGAGCCCACGGTGCTAACAGTGGCGAATCCGTCGGTGCCGGTTCAAGATGACAGCTTGTTGGCGGACGTGAATCCAAACATCCAAATCGTTCGTGCTCGAACATGGGAGCCGGGTTATCGATGGAAGCGGCGGTTCGCTGGGAGTCGTAAATCGACGAGTGAAGATTCAATTGACGGTTCGCGAACAGCAGTCAACTGGAAACAGTCGTTGAAAGGTTGGACGCGTGAGCGAGCGATGTTGTGGATGCAGCCGGACCCGCAAGTGCTTTGGAATCGTTCGGCTTTTCGTGTTGCTAGTCGGGTGTTGAAGCGTCAACATCACGATGCCGTCTTCGTTACGGGACCGCCCTTCTCGTCGTTCCTGTTGGGATGTGATTTGAAACGCAAGTTTGGCGTGCCGTTAATACTCGACTTTCGTGATGAATGGATGCTTGCGTGTCGGTATCTTGATAATCACCAACACTTGGGCGATGTCGCGAGACGCCAGCATGCCATGATGCTGGATGTCTTGGCGAACGCTGATGCAGTGATTGCCACGACAAGAGCCAGTGCGGACGAACTGGGGGAGCACTGCCAGCGGGCTGCCAGTGAGGTTGCCAGTGAGGTTGGAGCTGGGAGAGGGGTGGGGGCAAGCGTTTCATGTATTCATAACGGCTTCGATCCTGGCGATATCCCAGCGAGGTCCGCATGCAAGGCAAACGAATCAAAGCGTTTTCGCCTGGTCTATACCGGTACGCTTTGGCGATTGACGGACATCGGTCCGTTCGTGGATGCGGTTGTTCGTTTGCATGAACTTCACCCTGAATTGACCGGCCGACTGGAACTCGTCTTGGCCGGACGGCGAACTCCGGAACAGGATGCCGTATTGAAGCCACTGGACCGGACACCGGTTTTCTTGTTGCGACACGATTACCTTCCGCACGAAGAAGCTTTGCAGTTGGCAGCGGATGCCGATGCATTGCTATTGCTATTGTCGGGTGACGAGGGAGCGGAGCGGGTGGTGCCAGCGAAGTTGTTTGAGTACTTGGCGTTGAAACTTCCGGTGCTTGCCATTTGTCCCGAAGGCGAGACGAACGAACTGCTATGGAAACATGGGCGAGAGTATGGCTTGCGTGTTGATGACGTGGTCGGTGTGGCGAATTGGTTGGCTGAGAAGATTCGAGGCTTGGACGCCGGTCCCGTGGAGTGCGGAGAGCGTGATCTGGAGCCGTTTACTCGTTCGGCACTGACATCACGATTGTCTGATGTGTTGTCGGGCTGTATGGACGCCGAACAGGAGGTGAGGTGATGGTTGCTTGGACCGCGTTTTTGCTGTGGGGCTCGCTTTTTGCGTTGGCATACACCTACGTGGGGTATCCTGTGTTGGTATGGTGCCTGGTTCGGTTGAAAGGCAACGTACCGCAAGCGGAGGTCCTGGATCGGGATTATTTGCCCAAGGTGACCGTGTTAATCGCGGCCTACAATGCTGAACACCATGTTAGGTCTCGGATTGAAAACTTGTTTGCGAGTGACTATCCGGCTGATCGCTTACGGGTCGTGATCGCGTCGGATGGCAGTGACGATGCAACGGTGGATGGGGTTCGGTCGATCGACGATCCCCGAGTGACCTGCTTTGCGTTTCAAAAGCGGCGAGGCAAAGCAAGGACCTTGGTGCATGCAGTCGAGCGACTCGGGAATCGGTCTGCGGATGAGGTCTTGTTGTTCACCGACGTGACGACCCGTTTCGCATCCGATGCTGTGTTGCATCTGGCGTCCAATTTTCAGGATCCCGCCGTTGGATTAGTCAGCGGGCATGTGACGATCACGGACCCGGAAGGTCAACCGTCTGAATCGCTGTATTGGAAATGTGAAATGATGGTCCGCCGCTGCGAGGCTCGGCTAGGGATCATGTTGGGCGCGAGCGGTGCTATCTATGCGATGCGGTTCCCACTCTTTGTGGCACCGACTTCGGCTGTCATCAATGACGACATGGTCTTTCCAACGTTGGTGCGTTTGCGTCACGGAGTGAACGTCAAACTTGATGAAAACGCTCGTGCTTTCGCCATCGGTGGTGGGACTTTAGGGGCGGAGTTTCATCGGCGACGTCGGATTGGTGTCGGTGCGGTGCAGTGCTTGTTTACTTTGAAAGAGCTGTTTCATCCGAAGCATGGCGTTCAGCTGTGGGCGTTCACTTCGCATAAGTTGCTCCGTTGGGCCAGTCCGCTGTTTTTGATTGTTGCAGCTGTTGCTAACGTGCTGATTCACTTGGAAGGTGTCTATCAGGTAACGGCGGCTTTACAGATTGGGGCTTACGGACTGGCGGTGCTTGGTGTGTTTTTGACTGGGCATGGGGTTGCGGTTCGTCTGTCACGTGCTGCGACATCATTCGTGGTGATGAATGCGGCCTTGGCTGCCGGGATCTTGCAGTGGGTGTTGAATCCGGCCTGTGTCGTGTGGACGCCAACGCATCGCCCTGTTGTTGGGCGAGAAGGGCTTCCGATTGAATCTGCGATTAGCCTGGACTTTGTTGAAAGTCGGACACGTAAATCCAATCCGGTAGACATACTGACTGAATTGCCTCGGAAGGCGAGTTAGCACGATGCCCACGATTAAAGGCATGTCTGGGGCGACGTTCGCTCGCGCGTGTTGGGCGGGTCTGCGTCCGGTGCCACGGTTGAGGCACTTGTTTGTTTGTGTCGCCGACCACTTCGAACCGGAGTGGAATGGAGCTTCAGAATTATTGAAGCGGGAGCGGGTTGCACGCTGGACCGATGGCTACGCTCGTTCGGTGGCAGGCGTGGCGGATTCGCGGGGAAGATCGCCGCAGCATACGTTTTTCTATCCGATGGAATGCTATCAGCCTGAATTGGTCGAGCCGCTTGCGGAGTTGACTCGACAAGGTTTGGGTGATGTGGAAGTCCACTTGCATCATGACAATGATTCAAGTGAAGGTTTGAGGTCTTTCTTGCTGACTGCCGCCACGACTTTAAGCGACAAGCATGGCTTGCTAACACGGGATTCCAACGGCCTGCTTCGCTACGGATTCATTCACGGCAATTGGGCACTGGATAACTCGCATCCGGACGGATGTTGGTGTGGCGTGAATGACGAGTTGACGGTGCTTCGTGAGACGGGCTGCTATGCCGATTTCACGATGCCAGCCGCACCGCATCCTGCACAGACACGGACCATCAATTCGATCTATGACGCGGTGGATGATCCCAATGCTCCCAAGTCACATGACGTTGGGTATCACCTGACCATTGGCTGTGACCGACCGGCGGATGGCTTGATGATGATTCAGGGGCCCCTGGTGATTGCTCGGAAGGGCTGGTGTCAGAAACCGAAGATTGAAAACGGCGACCTTACCGGATCCCAGCCTCCGTCGACAACTCGCATCCATGACTGGCTGCGGGCCGGTGTCAAGGTTCGCGGCCGTTCAGATTGGCTGTTCGTCAAGTTGCACACGCATGGTGCGCAAGAAGCCAATACGGCAGTCTTGCTTGGGGACGCTATGCGAGAGATGCACAATGGGCTAGCGGCAAGCAGCCAGCGGCGCGGGTATGCTTACCACTACGTCACCGCTCGAGAGATGGCCCAGCTTGCTGTGCAGGCACAGCGTGGTTTGGTCGATCCCGACTTCGAATCACTCACCTGGTAGCCGTGTTTTTTGAGAGGCACGCGGGAACGAAGCGTTTGAGTGTTAGCTGGACACTAACCCGCCAGAGAGCGAGTCGTCTTGTCTGATGCTGCGTTAAGTGGCTCGGCGTCCGAGTGCGAGCATAGTGCTTTGCTTGATGTAAGCGAGTGACTTGGGACAGCCTTCGTGGTTTGATGATCGGCTGACCATCGGTTCCATAGCATTTGGGCGATGTAGGGGAAGGTTTGTAGGAACAGTCGACAATCACCTCGCAAGCTGGCTTCGTTGATGTACTTGATGTCGAGCTCGATCTTGTGCTCCACGTCGCTGATCGAGTGGTCATAACCCAGGCCAAGTTGTGCCAGGCCGGTGATCCCTGGGCGGACACGTAAACGTTCCATGTAGGCTGGTAATTCTCGAGAGAGCTCGCAGACAAACTCAGGACGTTCGGGGCGAGGCCCAATCAGGCTCATGTCGCCCGCGAGGATGTTGAGTAGTTGTGGGAGTTCATCAATGTGCGAGCAACGAAGCCATTTACCAATGGCGGTCACGCGAGGATCGTTGTCGCCTGACCAAACGGCTCCGGTCTGTTGTTCGGCATGGTTTCGCATGGAACGGAATTTCCAAATTCGAAACAGGATGCCGTGCTTGCCAACGCGTGTTTGGCGGTAGAAGACGGGCCGACCTTGTAGCACTAAAATGAAGCCTGCGACGACGGCCATGATAGGGATCGCGACGATCATCAGTATCGCGGTCCCGATGAACTCAATCAGCGGTTTGGCCTGGAAGTAGGCTGATGGCTTGGCCGTGACGGGTTCGCGAGAGACAACCGAGTCGATGCGAATGGAGGGCTGATCATCGGCACCAGAACGCGCATTTGTCGCCGCTGTTTTGGGGTGAGGCCGACGATAGTGCGGGACGTGCACCACGCTACCGGGCATGTGCGCAGCTCCGCCTCGCAATTCGTAATTGGTAGGCAGGTCGTAGATCAATGGCCCCGAGGACGCTTGACTCATGAAATGGAATCCGATTGGGGCTTCGGCACGGAGGCCGATCGGGAGGAATTGTTCGAAGCGACCGCGTGCTGTAGTTCGTCTTGCAACGCGGCGATATCCTTCTGCATCTCAGTTTCTTCAGCTGATGATGCAGCAGTCGTGTGATTGGGGTGATGGTTCGGGGTTGATACTGGACCGCGAACGGTAGCGGGAGTTCCGATATGGAGTTGGGGTATATCCAGCGAGTCGACGCGTTTGCCAAAGGATTTTGGAAGCAGCACGGTGCCTGCGATCTCGAGGTTGGTTGCTTCTACCTTTTCGTGGCAGGTCGCTAGATCGCTCAATCGCGTTCGACCAACAATCGCTGACAAGACAATCAGGTCCGCTTGGGCGGCAACCAACAAGCTTTCGCCCGAGGCACATAGAGCGGGGCCCGCGATCACAATCGCATCGTATTGCGAGCGAACGGATCGCAGCGTGGTTAGCAATGTCTGGGGGTCGATCCAAGTGTCGGTGGATGCTGCGATCCCGTTGGGTAGGAAGTCGAGGCACGGATGACTTGTCGGGATTACATGCGGTAGTGCTTGTGCGTTGTCGATGGATTCGTTGAGCGTTTCGTCTAGCTGGGTGAGGCCGGGTTGGGATTGGGTACCCAGAAGCGATTCAAGTCGTTCGCTGGTGACGTCGCTGTTGATCAGCAAGGTGCGGCGTTTGTAGCCAGCAAAGGCGAGAGCGATTCGCAGGGCTGCTTGCTCGTGCGGTTCCTCGTTGGTCGGCCCGGTGACCAGCACCGTCGGGATTTGTCGCTCGTTTGGATCGAGCAACATCAACCTTGCCGCGGTTTCTCGGGCCGCTGCGGAACTAATGCACTGCTTGGTACCCGATTGGAATCGTGATTTGGGTACCTGCCCAGACTCGGTTTCCGAGTTGATGCCAAACACGGGGTGAGTGGATATCGAGGTTACGACATCGCTATCGCGAATCAAGCAGCTTTGGTACTCGAACAGTCCGATCGAAAGGATCACCAGCAACCATCCGATTCCGAAAGCACCAGCGGTTGCTTTGATTCGGCGTGACTGATTGGGATGCAGAGGGAAGTCAGCGAGGTGCATCAGTGCCACTCGAGGTTGTGACTGGCTCTCGATCTTGAGTTCTTCGAGTGATTTCCAAAGTTGGTCGGCGAGTCGGGATTGGCGTTCGACGCTGTGCCGTGCGACTTCGAGATCGACACCGTTGCGGTTTTGTTTGCGTGCACTGGTTGAGTCGATCTCAGCCATGCGGTCTTTCAAAAACTGCGACTCCGACTCGTTCAGTTCGATCTTCTTCTGGATTTGAGCGAGTTGATTGACCGGTTCCGTGGCGTTTTGATTCGTCGACGAATCCTGTTGATTCGTTTGTTCCACAAAAGCGTCGATGTCGGGCTGGGCGTTGGATCTTCGGCTTTCGTCGTTTTCTTGCGAAGCAATCAACTCATTCAGTTGAGCGACATAGTGTTGTCGCTGTTCATGAAGGGGATTGAGTCGAGGGGGATCGGGTTGGGCTGCGATACGCTGGATCTCGCTGATTCGGAAGTCGAGTTCAGCGATGCGGTGTTGGAGGTTGGTGATCTGAGGCGTTGTGACAAACTGAGGCTTGGTAACCAATGGTGCTGGCGGTTCCGGCGTTCGAACGTGCCCTTTGGGTGTACTGCTTGGCTGCTGTTGTTGAATCTTCGACACACGAGTTTGTTCTTCTGACAGGATGGATTGCAGTTCCACGCGTCTTAACTGTGCGGCACGCAGTTGTTGGGCGTAGTCGCGGTACGCTTGCATCCGAATCTGATCACGCATTGAAAGAGATTGGGTGTCGGACGACCCCAGTTCCGAAGCAACTTCATTCAACTGGGCCCATTGCTTGGTGAGGTCTTGTTCGGCGATGCGAGCGGCATTTTCAAGTTCCACACGGCGGCGATCGCGGTCGGCTTTCTCTCGTGATATCACCTCGTCTAGGTAGGCTCGGGTAACGGCCAAGCTTGCTGCATGAGAAACCGCAGCCGATTGATGGCTGGCGCTGATGCTTAGGATCTCGGCACCGATTTGGGCTTCGGCTCGCATCAGGTTGCTCAGCCATGTGACGCCCTCGGTCGAAGAGGGAACGCTGCATACGCTTTGCAGTTCCTTGTCTAGCAAGGCAGCGGCCAGCACTTGAGGCGATAGGGCAAGTTGCGACTGTGTGCGAAAATATGCTAAATCTTCGGATCGTGACGTTTGCGCTGAGAGCACGACGTCTTCGCGCTGTCGTACCCGAACATAGCTCTCGCTGTAGTAGGTTGCGGCGGTCAGCCACCACGCCAGTGCCATCAGAGCGACACTAACGATGCACCCCGCGGAGAGTGTTTGCCAAAGTCGATGTCGGCAAGCGATGACGAGTTCGCTGAACT harbors:
- a CDS encoding glycosyltransferase codes for the protein MVDALRRNHRVAVISPMPWTQLSWRQMVMGQAAREAEFATADQDAFFPVSYYPPKILRSLYHQFYWRSMRACLSRLPSDFRPDVVLGYWLHPDGDAAVRSARHFDVPAVVMSGGTDLKILAQNATRRKAITGVIDAADRLVVLSRELACRAESLEVKSSKIDVVFRGVDRDCFSPGDQAEARWKCGLAADEVVLLWAGRLEAVKNPMMVLRAALRWKQHWDAGFRLLIVGDGSLRNKLEAACAEFGLGGCVRFEGSLSQDELAIRYRAANATVLTSHSEGTPNVLLESIACGTPFVATDVGGVGDIATSGIDCLVADDDADGLARSTIEMVGRGILVREREFVPNDLDGMVGQLEEVFCRAMNSSGAQQYALNRVAIDEGPGPVARRRAS
- a CDS encoding glycosyltransferase, whose product is MNRRVLFISYAFPPTGGGGVQRAVKFTKYLPQFGWEPTVLTVANPSVPVQDDSLLADVNPNIQIVRARTWEPGYRWKRRFAGSRKSTSEDSIDGSRTAVNWKQSLKGWTRERAMLWMQPDPQVLWNRSAFRVASRVLKRQHHDAVFVTGPPFSSFLLGCDLKRKFGVPLILDFRDEWMLACRYLDNHQHLGDVARRQHAMMLDVLANADAVIATTRASADELGEHCQRAASEVASEVGAGRGVGASVSCIHNGFDPGDIPARSACKANESKRFRLVYTGTLWRLTDIGPFVDAVVRLHELHPELTGRLELVLAGRRTPEQDAVLKPLDRTPVFLLRHDYLPHEEALQLAADADALLLLLSGDEGAERVVPAKLFEYLALKLPVLAICPEGETNELLWKHGREYGLRVDDVVGVANWLAEKIRGLDAGPVECGERDLEPFTRSALTSRLSDVLSGCMDAEQEVR
- a CDS encoding glycosyltransferase, translated to MVAWTAFLLWGSLFALAYTYVGYPVLVWCLVRLKGNVPQAEVLDRDYLPKVTVLIAAYNAEHHVRSRIENLFASDYPADRLRVVIASDGSDDATVDGVRSIDDPRVTCFAFQKRRGKARTLVHAVERLGNRSADEVLLFTDVTTRFASDAVLHLASNFQDPAVGLVSGHVTITDPEGQPSESLYWKCEMMVRRCEARLGIMLGASGAIYAMRFPLFVAPTSAVINDDMVFPTLVRLRHGVNVKLDENARAFAIGGGTLGAEFHRRRRIGVGAVQCLFTLKELFHPKHGVQLWAFTSHKLLRWASPLFLIVAAVANVLIHLEGVYQVTAALQIGAYGLAVLGVFLTGHGVAVRLSRAATSFVVMNAALAAGILQWVLNPACVVWTPTHRPVVGREGLPIESAISLDFVESRTRKSNPVDILTELPRKAS
- a CDS encoding sugar transferase encodes the protein MSQASSGPLIYDLPTNYELRGGAAHMPGSVVHVPHYRRPHPKTAATNARSGADDQPSIRIDSVVSREPVTAKPSAYFQAKPLIEFIGTAILMIVAIPIMAVVAGFILVLQGRPVFYRQTRVGKHGILFRIWKFRSMRNHAEQQTGAVWSGDNDPRVTAIGKWLRCSHIDELPQLLNILAGDMSLIGPRPERPEFVCELSRELPAYMERLRVRPGITGLAQLGLGYDHSISDVEHKIELDIKYINEASLRGDCRLFLQTFPYIAQMLWNRWSADHQTTKAVPSHSLTSSKALCSHSDAEPLNAASDKTTRSLAG